One part of the Dermacentor silvarum isolate Dsil-2018 chromosome 6, BIME_Dsil_1.4, whole genome shotgun sequence genome encodes these proteins:
- the LOC119456560 gene encoding uncharacterized protein LOC119456560 has product MSHLWLVTCANSLSKQKLVDKGELLVKGLKCLVIDPESRNIKMKLLWLTPHLEQKRIVEALEPYGMVQSITREMWRCEGMESWQMTNRDVEFTLKEGLSTSSLPHLLTIFGHQCLLLIPGRPPLCLRCNRVGHIRRQCKTPRCAKCHRYGHNAEACVGTYADKLRGSKPVDDDTIVNHLMDVSEVVDASGEAPAEDHRAEEVQISTAADTATAKVTEEQTVTNREKDPCATWAESPPFRDQLHPAEDTEMTETSKKRPAPADDLECSGKEPKVAAAKAKKPLHGVPVSADAAAVQEVAAAATPQRDGTGRTKVAALRVGAAPQ; this is encoded by the coding sequence atgagccatcTGTGGCTCGTCACCTGTGCCAACAGCCTTTCCAAGCAGAAGCTCGTCGATAAAGGTGAGCTACTAGTCAAAGGACTCAAGTGCCTTGTCATCGACCCAGAAAGCCGGAACATCAAAATGAAGCTTCTGTGGCTTACTCCTCACCTAGAACAGAAACGTATCGTTGAAGCGTTGGAACCATATGGCATGGTGCAATCCATAACCAGAGAAATGTGGCGTTGCGAAGGCATGGAGAGTTGGCAGATGACGAATCGTGATGTAGAATTCACGCTCAAAGAAGGCCTCTCTACCAGTTCCCTCCCTCATCTTCTGACGATCTTCGGACATCAATGCTTACTTTTGATTCCCGGACGACCTCCCTTGTGCCTTCGATGCAACAGAGTAGGGCACATAAGAAGACAGTGCAAAACACCACGCTGCGCGAAGTGCCACCGTTATGGTCATAACGCGGAGGCATGCGTTGGCacgtatgctgacaagcttcgtggcagTAAACCGGTGGACGATGACACCATCGTTAACCACCTCATGGATGTAAGTGAGGTCGTAGATGCCTCTGGCGAAGCGCCTGCTGAAGACCACCGGGCTGAAGAAGTGCAAATATCGACAGCTGCGGACACAGCTACAGCGAAGGTTACTGAAGAACAAACAGTGACTAACCGTGAAAAGGACCCTTGTGCAACGTGGGCCGAATCACCACCTTTTCGGGACCAGCTTCATCCTGCCGAGGATACTGAAATGACTGAGACATCAAAGAAGCGTCCAGCGCCGGCAGATGATTTGGAGTGCTCTGGGAAAGAGCCAAAGGTCGCCGCGGCTAAGGCGAAGAAACCCCTTCATGGAGTCCCTGTGAGTGCAGATGCCGCTGCAGTTCAAGAAGTTGCTGCAGCTGCGACACCTCAAAGGGATGGGACAGGCAGAACAAAGGTAGCAGCGCTACGTGTGGGCGCTGCGCCTCAGTAG